One part of the Eubalaena glacialis isolate mEubGla1 chromosome 19, mEubGla1.1.hap2.+ XY, whole genome shotgun sequence genome encodes these proteins:
- the LOC133080388 gene encoding cytochrome c oxidase assembly protein COX14-like: MYEHGGRAGWRPRSEGRERQHPGDNVPTAKQLADTGYKTSSTSTMLLTVYGGYLCSARAYRYFQRHSSQRQAAEEQKTSGVPICL; this comes from the exons ATGTATGAACATG GAGGTCGTGCAGGCTGGAGGCCTCGGtcggaggggagggagaggcagcatCCAGGGGACAACGTGCCAACTGCCAAGCAACTAGCCGACACTGGCTACAAGACCTCCTCCACCTCCACGATGCTCCTCACTGTTTACGGGGGCTACCTCTGCAGTGCCCGAGCCTACCGCTATTTCCAGCGGCACAGCTCCCAGCGCCAGGCTGCAGAAGAACAGAAGACCTCGGGAGTCCC CATCTGCCTCTGA